The candidate division KSB1 bacterium genome includes the window TAAGCTCCCGCACCTTGCCCTGGTCTTCGGGGAAAAGCTCCTCGTCGGCGTCGAGTTGCAGAATCCAATCACTTGACGCCTGCTCGTTGGCAAAATTTCTGGCGGCGGCAAAATCTTTCTGCCACTCGTAATGAAAAACCTTTGCGCCAAGTTCTTGGGCGATTTCCACCGTCCTGTCTTCGGAACCGGTATCAACGACAACTATTTCGTCGGAAATTGCCTGGACACTTTTCAGGCAAGTTGCCAAATGTTTTTCTTCATTTTTAACAATGAGACAGGTGGAAAGAGTCACGTCTTTCGGCTTTGCAACTTTTTTTATTTTTTGCAGGTAAGCGTTCGTTTCTTTAAGATTGTAATTTAACTTTCCGGCTTTTTGAAAACGGGCAAGCGCCTTATTGAAGCGGCAAAATGCTACATGACTAAGTCCCAACTCAAAATGCGATTCACCATGCTTTGGATTGAACCGAACGGCCTCTTCAAAACTCTCGACCGCCTCTACATATCGGTACTGCGACCCGTGGATCATGCCAGCGAGGTAATGGAGTTCATGGTCGCTCGGGTGGGTGTCCAGCAAAGCGATTAGTTTGATGAGAGCTTCATCAACCCGGTTGGATTTGAACAGGTTGATTACTTGGTCTTTTTCTTTTTGTGGAACTCGTCTCTTCCCTGAAGACATGATTTTTAAGATTTATGATTTGTTCAGATAGTTGCGGAGTTGATCAATTCCCCTATTCGGGCTTTGAGAAACAAATGTTTCGCTTATTATTCGGTTCCAAAGCTGAGCTTTGGAACCAGAGTTACTTTTGGACAGCCCGCCAGAGAAAGAATATTAGCTTATTTCTGAACCAATTCTTCCTCAGACAACTTTTCCAAAGCATCCTTAGCAGATTTATTTTTGGGATCGATTCCCAGAACCTTCTCCAAAATAAACCGCGTAGATTCAACATCTCCGATCTCGAAATAAAGCCGGGCGACGTTCAGAAGTGATTCGATATCATCCCCGTGCTGTTTTAAAATTTTCTGATAGGTCTCAATGCCTTTTTCATACTCTTTGGTAGCGATATAAATCTCCGCCAGATTCTTTTGTGCATCTAAAAATTTCGGGTCGATTTGGACAGCTTTTTCGAATGAGTCTCTGGCAGATTCATCCTCACCTAAATTTGCCGCGACAACGCCGTAACTGTTCAAAATGGCGCCGTTCTCACCACAAAAACTCAAAGCGCGTTCAAAATAGTTTTTTGCATCTTCATACTTTTCTTCATACTGACAGATAATGCCCAAGCCATAAATCGCTTCGAGATTTTCAGGCTCTCGTTCCAGGGTTTGTTTGTAGCTTTCCTGTGCTGCTTTGAAATTGCCCTGTTGCAAAAATTGGCTGCCTTCCAATAGTTTAACAGTGTCAGGCTGTGATTGATTCGATTCCATGATTCAATTTCTCCTAAAGTTTTTTCGTCTTTTGTGAGCAACCATATGGAGCGAAGCAAGCTCAAAGCAGAAGACTGCCTCGCCATCCTATTTTTATTTTAAACCGATTAAAGGAAAAGCCGGGGCTGCTCGCAATGACATTTTATTTTTTTAACTAACGAAATCAACTAAGCTGGTTTGAATCACCTCAGCCATCGTCCTCAGGGCTGTGGTCGTTGCATTTTCAAGTATTTGCAAATTCACGATTTCTTCAACAATATCCGTGTCTTGAATTTTGGATAAGAACTCTGCGAGATTGATATTCTCCGTTTCAATGAGCTGCTCTGTTAAAGTCAATCTATTTTGGATGACCCCAAACTCCGCAGAAAAAGACGTCACTTGATCAAGCGCACTACCCAATTCATCAATAGCATTTTGAATAGCGTTGGTATCGTTGCTCTCCAGACTCTGCTTCAAAGCAATCAGTTCGGCAAAAATGTCAACGCCGCCTGCCGGTGAAAAAATGTCTGCGCCAGATTTGTTGTATGTCACCTGGGTGTCAAAGCCGATATTACTTTTGATATCCGCATCGTTGCCGTTATAAGTGATGACATCGCCGGATCTGGTAAACGGCTTTGTGCCAGTAGTCTGGGTGCCGCCAAAAACAAATCGGCCTTTGAACCTTGAGTTGCCTTGATCGATTATATTGTCAATGAGCTGATCGATATTTTTAGCCAAACTCTGCCTCGCCTCGGCGTTTACCGTATCCGAACCTCCCTGAATTGCGATGCTTTTAGCCGTTTCCAGGTCGTCGCTAATCGCCTGCAGGGCGGCTTCGGAATTTGTGGTAAAACCCCTGATCTGCGTGATATTTTTTAAATACTGCTCGTTCCGGCTGATCAGAACTTTGAATTGCTGAATTTGCAAAGTGCCGGCCGGATCATCGGACGGCCGCCGCACTTTCTTCGTGGTCGCGATGTTGAGCTGCGCCTCATTCATCATCTGCAGGTTTCTCTGCACCGCCGACAGCATATTCCCGGCAATCATTTTATTGGTTATTCGCATATCAACTCCAAATTACTTCTGGCTACTCTCTTCATCTCTCATTACCAAAGCTCCTGCTTCCATCTCTCCTTCCCAAGCTCATGCTTGGGAATGCCAGCTCACGCGAGCGTAACTACCTTTGCGAAACGGAGTTTCACGTCCAATTCCATGCCAAAGTGGAGCTTCGGAATGAGTGAGGATTACAAATCTCATCACACCATATTCAAAATCGTCTGCGTCATCTCATCAACCGTCGTCACGAGCCTGGCCGCGGCCGTGAACGCCTGTTGCGCTTCAATTAAATTGATCATTTCCTCATCCAGGGAAACACCGGAAATCGAATCCCGGGTAAACTCGAGTTTTTCAACGGTAATTGCAAAACTATCCTGAAAGAAATCAGACTCCTGCGCCTGACTTCCGATTGAAGAAATCAGTGAATTGTAGAAATCACTGAAGGTAAAATGACCGTCGTTCATAACCAAACTATCTTGCAAATTCGCAAGCGAGAGCGCGGTGTTGTTATTTCCGGGTTCATTCAAGGCATCCGAAGCAGCGATGAGATTTGCATCGGCCAGAATTGCCGGATTGAGATCGATATCTGCCGCACCGGTTACATTGGCGTCAAATAAATCCGTTCCGGTGATACCATCCAGATTGTAGCCGGTCGAGTGAATGGCGTTGACTTGCTGCGCCAGATTCACCGCCAACTCATCCAGTTGAACCAGATAATCAGCAACGTGAGTGTCTCGGGTATCTAAAATCCCCTTAATTGAGCCATTGCTAATACCCGCGACTTGCCCGCCATTTTTGAACACCACTTTCGGCCCGATCGCTGTTGCAGATTCTACACTCAAAGCCAATTCCTGCGTCTGAGTATCCACGACCAAATGCCTGCCGCCGACAATCACATTGATGCCGCCGCTGGCATTTTCAATCGTTTTTACATCCACCAATTTCGAAAGCTCGTCGAGCAGCAAGGAACGTTTATCGCGCAAATCGTTAGCGTTACCGCCGCTCACTTCCTCATTAACAATTTTTTCATTCAGGTGGGCGACCTGAGATGTCAAGCGATTTACTTCCTCGACTTTTTTCCCCAGCTCCGTATTCAACTGCTGCTGGTAATCCGTCAATTGCCGGTTAATTCGTCTGAAGGTATTTTTTAAACTCACCGCTTTTTCGCGGACAATAATTCGGGCGGTAGTGATTTCAGGATCGTTCGCCAGGTCGTGAAACGAATCGAAGAAATCCTCCAGATTTCTGGTGAGACCGAAATCCGACGGCTCACCGAAAATATCTTCGATAAAATGCAAGGCCGTGCTTTTAAATTCATACTGGTAAAAATTGGGCCGCTCATTCAAGAGCTGCTGTTCGATAAAGTTGCTGTGGATGCGCTCGA containing:
- the flgL gene encoding flagellar hook-associated protein FlgL, translated to MRITNKMIAGNMLSAVQRNLQMMNEAQLNIATTKKVRRPSDDPAGTLQIQQFKVLISRNEQYLKNITQIRGFTTNSEAALQAISDDLETAKSIAIQGGSDTVNAEARQSLAKNIDQLIDNIIDQGNSRFKGRFVFGGTQTTGTKPFTRSGDVITYNGNDADIKSNIGFDTQVTYNKSGADIFSPAGGVDIFAELIALKQSLESNDTNAIQNAIDELGSALDQVTSFSAEFGVIQNRLTLTEQLIETENINLAEFLSKIQDTDIVEEIVNLQILENATTTALRTMAEVIQTSLVDFVS
- the flgK gene encoding flagellar hook-associated protein FlgK, encoding MPDLSRILGIARRALQAHQSAMSVASNNIANVNTEGYSRQRIMLSAGKSVVTPQGILGSGVNIQGIERIHSNFIEQQLLNERPNFYQYEFKSTALHFIEDIFGEPSDFGLTRNLEDFFDSFHDLANDPEITTARIIVREKAVSLKNTFRRINRQLTDYQQQLNTELGKKVEEVNRLTSQVAHLNEKIVNEEVSGGNANDLRDKRSLLLDELSKLVDVKTIENASGGINVIVGGRHLVVDTQTQELALSVESATAIGPKVVFKNGGQVAGISNGSIKGILDTRDTHVADYLVQLDELAVNLAQQVNAIHSTGYNLDGITGTDLFDANVTGAADIDLNPAILADANLIAASDALNEPGNNNTALSLANLQDSLVMNDGHFTFSDFYNSLISSIGSQAQESDFFQDSFAITVEKLEFTRDSISGVSLDEEMINLIEAQQAFTAAARLVTTVDEMTQTILNMV
- a CDS encoding tetratricopeptide repeat protein codes for the protein MESNQSQPDTVKLLEGSQFLQQGNFKAAQESYKQTLEREPENLEAIYGLGIICQYEEKYEDAKNYFERALSFCGENGAILNSYGVVAANLGEDESARDSFEKAVQIDPKFLDAQKNLAEIYIATKEYEKGIETYQKILKQHGDDIESLLNVARLYFEIGDVESTRFILEKVLGIDPKNKSAKDALEKLSEEELVQK